The proteins below are encoded in one region of Paramisgurnus dabryanus chromosome 2, PD_genome_1.1, whole genome shotgun sequence:
- the slc7a10a gene encoding asc-type amino acid transporter 1, translating to MDGTETNQRNCAKTEQQKMLDSGGNQSGSKDRVTLKKEIGLLSACAIIIGNIIGSGIFISPKGVLEHAGSVGFSLIVWVLGGGICALGSLCYAELGVTIPKSGGDYSYVTEIFGGLVGFLLLWSAVLIMYPTTLAVIALTFSNYVLQPAFPNCLPPYIATRLLATTCVLFLTWVNCSSVRWGTRIQDFFTVGKLLALVLIIVVGIVQIAKGHYDALEPQAAFRFIKDPSVGQIALAFLQASFAYSGWNFLNYVTEELVEPRKNLPRAIYISIPLVTLVYTLTNIAYFSSMTPQELLESNAVAVTFGEKLLGMFSWVMPISVALSTFGGINGYLFTSSRLCFSGAREGHLPYLLAMLHLKSCTPIPALLVCCTATIVILCIGDTHNLINYVSFINYLSYGVTIAGLLYFRWKKPKQFRPIKVNLLVPCSYLVFWAVLLGFSLYSEPVVCGMGLVIMLTGVPIYFIGVQWKNKPQWIYRALEKVTYLGQKMCYVVFPQEDPSEIQPLKEKTVKSDL from the exons gGAACATTATCGGATCAGGGATCTTCATCTCTCCAAAGGGGGTTCTAGAGCATGCAGGCAGTGTTGGGTTCTCTCTCATTGTGTGGGTTCTCGGAGGAGGGATCTGTGCCTTGGGTTCTCTTTGCTATGCAGAGCTTGGCGTCACCATTCCCAAATCAGGTGGAGACTACTCCTATGTGACAGAGATCTTTGGAGGACTGGTGGG GTTTTTGTTGCTCTGGAGTGCAGTGTTGATCATGTATCCAACGACTCTGGCTGTGATCGCACTTACCTTCTCTAACTATGTCCTCCAGCCTGCCTTCCCAAACTGCCTGCCTCCATACATTGCCACCCGACTCCTCGCAACCACCTGTGTCT TGTTCCTGACTTGGGTGAACTGCTCCAGCGTTCGCTGGGGAACCCGAATCCAGGATTTCTTCACTGTGGGGAAGCTGCTGGCTCTGGTCCTCATTATAGTAGTTGGAATAGTCCAGATTGccaaag GACACTACGATGCATTGGAACCACAGGCAGCGTTTAGGTTCATAAAGGATCCATCAGTGGGTCAGATTGCTCTGGCCTTCCTTCAAGCCTCCTTTGCCTACAGCGGATGGAACTTCTTAAACTACGTCACTGAAGAGTTGGTCGAACCTCGCAA GAATCTTCCACGTGCAATCTACATTTCCATCCCTCTGGTGACGCTCGTCTATACTCTCACCAACATTGCTTACTTCTCCTCCATGACACCTCAAGAGCTGCTGGAGTCTAATGCTGTCGCTGTG ACATTTGGAGAGAAGCTATTAGGTATGTTCTCCTGGGTGATGCCCATCTCTGTAGCTCTTTCCACCTTTGGAGGGATTAATGGATATCTGTTCACCTCCTCCAG GTTGTGTTTCTCAGGAGCGAGAGAGGGCCATCTGCCCTACCTGCTGGCAATGCTTCACCTCAAGAGCTGCACACCAATCCCTGCCCTACTTGTTTGT TGTACCGCAACTATAGTGATCCTGTGTATCGGTGACACTCATAACCTGATAAACTACGTGTCTTTTATAAACTACCTCTCCTATGGAGTCACTATAGCTGGGTTGCTGTACTTCAGATGGAAGAAACCCAAACAGTTCAGACCAATTAAG GTAAACCTGTTGGTCCCTTGCAGTTATTTAGTATTCTGGGCGGTTTTACTAGGCTTCAGTCTGTATTCGGAGCCAGTTGTGTGCGGTATGGGACTGGTGATCATGCTCACCGGTGTGCCCATCTACTTTATTGGAGTGCAATGGAAGAACAAACCACAATGGATTTACAGAGCTTTGG AAAAAGTGACGTATCTTGGGCAGAAGATGTGTTACGTGGTGTTCCCTCAGGAAGACCCATCTGAAATACAGCCTCTTAAAGAGAAAACTGTCAAATCTGACCTGTGA